In Aspergillus oryzae RIB40 DNA, chromosome 6, one genomic interval encodes:
- a CDS encoding phosphopantothenate--cysteine ligase CAB2 (uncharacterized conserved protein with similarity to phosphopantothenoylcysteine synthetase/decarboxylase) yields the protein MASAPTHEMTPAEAESVYFNNYPPPKALPKHEALARAFINYHVEDNRRLVLVTSGGTTVPLENQTVRFIDNFSAGTRGATSAEYFLEAGYAVIFLHRQFSLLPYSRHYSHSTNCFLDFMDEAPPASNAESDHGRIVVHSEYQDQMRDVLRKYRHAKKHNRLLLLPFTTVSEYLFELRSLATLMKPLGPNALFYLAAAVSDFFIPSDRMSEHKIQSSELPQNLNNEEAIDPSDIYTGGIPQETKPPTHSKKLIIDLDPVPKFLHQLVDGWAPDGSMVVSFKLETDPNLLVYKARTALQRYAHHLVIGNLLSTRKWEVVFVTPESPYERWIRVPKSKRSKSISGAEEQVGLAEAKTAGGSAAPKNGETGGDYQQGQDSSHEGMEIEALIIPELVKLHSNMIAKHGAQA from the exons ATGGCTTCTGCTCCCACACACGAAATGACCCCTGCCGAAGCAGAGTCAGTCTACTTCAACAATTATCCTCCGCCAAAGGCTCTTCCAAAACACGAGGCCCTCGCTCGAGCTTTCATCAACTACCATGTCGAGGACAACAGACGTCTCGTTCTCGTCACGTCGGGAGGTACAACGGTCCCTCTGGAGAACCAGACCGTTCGCTT CATCGACAACTTCTCCGCCGGAACAAGAGGTGCCACGAGTGCCGAGTACTTCCTCGAAGCGGGATACGCCGTGATTTTCCTGCATCGTCAATTCAGTTTACTGCCATATTCTCGCCATTACAGTCATTCGACCAATTGCTTCTTAGACTTCATGGACGAAGCGCCCCCAGCCAGTAATGCCGAATCTGATCACGGACGTATCGTCGTCCACAGTGAATACCAGGACCAGATGCGAGATGTGTTGAGGAAATATCGGCATGCGAAGAAACATAACCGTTTGCTCCTGCTCCCGTTCACCACCGTATCTGAATATCTGTTCGAATTGCGATCGCTGGCCACATTGATGAAACCCCTGGGCCCCAATGCCCTCTTCTACCTCGCCGCGGCGGTTAGCGACTTCTTTATCCCGAGTGATCGGATGTCAGAGCATAAGATCCAGTCCTCTGAGTTGCCTCAAAACCTGAACAACGAAGAAGCCATTGACCCCTCGGACATTTACACGGGCGGAATCCCTCAGGAGACAAAGCCGCCCACCCACAGCAAGAAGCTGATCATTGACCTGGACCCTGTGCCGAAATTTTTGCATCAGCTGGTGGATGGGTGGGCACCCGATGGAAGTATGGTAGTCTCATTCAAGCTCGAGACCGATCCCAATTTGCTTGTGTACAAAGCACGGACGGCACTCCAACGGTACGCGCACCATCTGGTAATTGGCAACCTGCTGTCGACGCGGAAGTGGGAGGTGGTGTTTGTCACCCCTGAATCCCCTTATGAGCGCTGGATTCGGGTTCCAAAGTCTAAGCGCAGTAAGAGTATTTCTGGAGCAGAAGAGCAGGTGGGACTGGCCGAGGCAAAGACAGCGGGGGGCTCAGCGGCCCCGAAGAACGGGGAAACCGGTGGGGACTATCAACAGGGGCAAGACAGTAGCCATGAGGGCATGGAGATTGAGGCGTTGATCATCCCTGAGCTGGTCAAGCTGCACTCGAACATGATCGCGAAGCATGGTGCCCAGGCTTAG
- a CDS encoding putative esterase/lipase (esterase/lipase) — protein MHGSDDEFCRQVSREAGYTVLDIQYRLAPENPFPAALHDAEDAVNWVLQRPEKFDTSRLAISGFSAGGNLALALSSSVFPRGTFRSLLAFYPPVDLYTEPGLKTPPDPAGKPLPAALARVFDRCYIPASYDARDPRISPLYAQPDRFPDRILLVTAACDSLAGEAEALAAKIGKEPEREISVHQMQGCNHAFDKNAPEGSTSANAKDKSYAMAVAMLSRS, from the coding sequence ATGCATGGGAGCGACGACGAATTTTGCCGGCAAGTCAGCCGAGAGGCAGGGTACACGGTGCTAGATATACAGTACCGCTTAGCACCAGAGAATCCCTTCCCCGCGGCACTCCACGATGCCGAGGATGCGGTGAACTGGGTTCTCCAGCGTCCTGAGAAATTCGATACATCCCGGCTGGCGATCTCGGGGTTCAGCGCCGGGGGTAACCTGGCGTTAGCACTCTCCTCGAGTGTTTTCCCCCGAGGAACCTTTCGATCATTGCTGGCTTTCTATCCCCCGGTTGACTTGTACACGGAACCAGGCCTAAAGACTCCACCGGATCCTGCAGGAAAGCCGCTGCCTGCAGCGCTAGCCCGGGTTTTTGATAGATGTTACATTCCGGCGTCCTACGATGCTAGAGACCCTCGAATTTCGCCTTTATATGCCCAACCTGACCGCTTTCCCGACCGCATCCTATTGGTGACGGCAGCTTGTGATAGCCTCGCAGGTGAAGCTGAGGCGCTTGCCGCTAAAATTGGAAAAGAACCGGAGCGGGAGATTAGTGTTCACCAGATGCAGGGCTGCAATCATGCCTTTGACAAAAATGCCCCTGAGGGGAGCACTTCAGCAAACGCGAAAGACAAGTCCTACGCTATGGCCGTCGCGATGTTGTCCCGCTCTTAA
- a CDS encoding multidomain presynaptic cytomatrix related protein (predicted protein) translates to MTSLNQSGDTNFTVFIRLPFPRGDFVDPPPASWNAAKDQALWDLLSRPSKGDDIDCRAERFDVTLQFLLQQAAWLYDRQLSQVRWQMRKVGTTQSSSPSPAPGSVSGSTALGGQSAKGGPGAGKQVFRRCVCHRLIFVSPTSSKSSILTSKRYSPSTRSATTSHELGNYSQPNQTFEGITPH, encoded by the exons ATGACGTCTCTTAATCAGTCCGGGGATACCAACTTTACAGTTTTCATACGCCTCCCTTTTCCTCGGGGCGATTTTGTGGATCCTCCACCTGCAAGT TGGAACGCAGCGAAGGACCAGGCGCTCTGGGACCTACTATCGCGGCCCTCTAAAGGTGATGATATAGACT GTAGAGCGGAGCGATTCGATGTAACTctccaattcctccttcaacaaGCAGCATGGCTGTATGATCGGCAATTATCACAGGTCCGCTGGCAGATGCGCAAGGTGGGCACCACTCAGTCGAGTTCTCCGTCCCCTGCGCCTGGCTCTGTATCCGGAAGCACGGCGCTCGGCGGCCAATCAGCCAAGGGTGGCCCTGGTGCAGGTAAGCAGGTCTTCCGACGCTGCGTGTGTCATCGGCTCATATTCGTTAGCCCCACGAGTTCAAAGTCGTCTATCCTCACATCAAAAAGATACTCTCCCTCAACGAG GTCCGCCACCACGTCGCACGAGCTCGGCAACTACAGTCAACCAAATCAAACCTTCGAGGGAATCACCCCGCACTGA